In Candidatus Roseilinea sp., one DNA window encodes the following:
- a CDS encoding paraslipin: MNGLTTLIAVSLIVVIALFILGGLLRSFILVAREYERYVVFRLGRSIGAKGPGLIILIPFIDTATKVDLREQFMEVPQQTAITKDNAPISVDFLTYWKVSDPERSVLQVGNFAAASQGIATTTLRAVIGDITLDDVLAQRERINQTLRSKLDEVTERWGVKITAVEIREITPPRDVQEAMNRQMSAERTRRALVTEAEGKRQAAITLAEGEKTSAILRAEGSKQSAILEAEGQKMAQALRAEGFATALNAIFESARHVDTNTMLIQYLETLKAIGDSPATKYIFPMEFTGLVKPLGEMLAANGKGARDDAKAPGS; this comes from the coding sequence ATGAACGGTTTAACCACACTGATTGCGGTCAGCCTGATCGTCGTGATTGCGTTGTTCATCCTAGGGGGCTTGCTGCGTTCTTTCATCTTAGTGGCCAGAGAATACGAGCGCTACGTGGTCTTTCGCCTGGGGCGATCTATCGGCGCCAAAGGGCCGGGGCTGATCATCTTGATTCCATTCATTGACACAGCGACCAAGGTGGACCTGCGCGAGCAGTTCATGGAAGTGCCGCAGCAGACGGCGATCACCAAAGACAACGCGCCGATCTCGGTGGACTTCCTCACCTACTGGAAGGTATCCGATCCCGAGCGTAGCGTGTTGCAGGTGGGTAACTTCGCTGCGGCATCGCAGGGGATCGCCACCACGACGTTGCGCGCCGTGATCGGCGACATTACGTTGGACGACGTGCTGGCGCAGCGCGAGCGCATCAACCAGACGCTGCGCAGCAAGCTGGACGAAGTGACCGAACGTTGGGGCGTGAAGATCACCGCGGTCGAAATCCGCGAGATCACGCCGCCGCGCGACGTGCAGGAAGCCATGAACCGCCAGATGAGCGCCGAGCGCACCCGCCGCGCGCTGGTCACCGAAGCGGAAGGCAAGCGTCAAGCGGCGATCACCCTGGCCGAGGGCGAGAAGACATCGGCCATCCTGCGCGCGGAAGGCTCGAAGCAATCGGCCATCCTAGAAGCCGAGGGCCAGAAGATGGCGCAGGCGCTGCGCGCCGAAGGTTTCGCCACGGCGCTGAACGCGATCTTCGAGTCGGCCAGGCATGTGGATACGAACACCATGCTGATCCAATACTTGGAGACCCTCAAGGCGATCGGCGACAGCCCGGCTACCAAATACATCTTCCCCATGGAATTCACCGGCCTGGTCAAGCCACTGGGGGAGATGCTGGCGGCAAACGGCAAGGGCGCGCGCGACGATGCGAAGGCGCCCGGCTCGTGA
- the pspA gene encoding phage shock protein PspA produces MASLLDKVSTLIQANLHALVDNALKSNSMAVIDQYIRDVDNNLDALEDAAATVGGQVKTLERKSAEYKKQMDELDRNIDLFLTQGKEDLARAAQAKLNSVRGLYETYNGQLERQQREYKALLDARLKLQAKLTTIRQQREEMVALLDLAKAKEITNKAIKSLDDLAGVGDADVARMAEAIRTRLDQASARAEMAAQNLDAQMDEVLGRGELDAQLEERKRRLGIGQ; encoded by the coding sequence ATGGCTTCTCTTCTCGATAAAGTAAGTACGTTGATCCAGGCGAACTTGCATGCGCTGGTGGACAATGCGCTGAAGTCCAACTCGATGGCGGTCATTGACCAGTATATCCGCGACGTGGACAACAACCTCGACGCACTGGAGGACGCGGCAGCGACCGTCGGCGGGCAGGTGAAGACGCTCGAGCGCAAATCCGCCGAATATAAGAAGCAGATGGATGAGCTCGACCGCAACATTGACCTGTTCCTCACTCAGGGCAAGGAAGACCTGGCGCGCGCGGCGCAGGCCAAGCTGAACTCGGTGCGCGGCTTGTATGAAACCTACAACGGCCAGTTGGAGCGGCAGCAGCGCGAATACAAGGCGCTGCTGGATGCGCGCCTGAAGCTGCAGGCCAAGCTCACGACCATCCGCCAGCAGCGCGAGGAGATGGTGGCACTGCTCGACCTGGCCAAGGCCAAGGAGATCACCAACAAGGCGATCAAGTCGCTGGACGACCTGGCCGGTGTGGGCGATGCCGACGTGGCCCGCATGGCCGAAGCCATCCGCACTCGGCTCGACCAGGCCTCGGCCCGCGCCGAGATGGCCGCCCAGAACCTGGATGCACAGATGGACGAGGTGCTGGGCCGCGGCGAACTGGATGCCCAGCTCGAAGAACGCAAGCGGCGGTTGGGGATCGGTCAGTAA
- a CDS encoding threonine ammonia-lyase, with amino-acid sequence MTLDYRSLTLTPDIRHMTHDTPITLADIYAAQQTLRDQLIPTPVLPELRLTRVLGVRVFLKAESLQRAGSFKIRGAYNKISRLSEEERKRGVIAASAGNHAQGVALAARIFGIPATIVMPEYAPLTKVVSTRDLGAEVILHGATFDDAGAFAREQQQARGLTFVHAFDDPLVIAGQGTIGLEIMAALPELTLLLVPIGGGGLISGIAIAVKALKPGVRIVGVQSSACAPVRASLAAGQVVTAASANTIADGIAVKRPAELTLRYIRELVDDVVEVSDDEIARGIAHCAQYARLVVEGAGAAGVAALLAGKVTVGPNDVICTVLCGGNIDGNLLARVIEQVMVQQGRIIVLRLTVLDRPGQLAAVINHVAACGANIIDVIHRRAVWLAPLTRTGLELVLEVRDEAHGQAVMQRLEDAGYHVERVRLGEWPS; translated from the coding sequence ATGACACTCGACTACCGATCCCTGACCCTGACACCTGACATCCGACACATGACACATGACACTCCTATCACTCTCGCCGATATCTACGCTGCGCAGCAGACGCTGCGTGACCAGCTCATCCCCACGCCGGTGTTGCCGGAGCTGCGCCTGACGCGCGTTCTCGGCGTGCGCGTGTTCCTGAAGGCCGAATCGCTGCAGCGCGCCGGCTCGTTCAAGATCCGCGGCGCATACAACAAGATCAGCCGGCTGAGCGAGGAGGAGCGCAAGCGTGGGGTGATCGCTGCCAGCGCCGGCAATCACGCGCAGGGTGTGGCGCTGGCCGCGCGCATCTTCGGCATCCCTGCCACCATCGTCATGCCGGAATATGCGCCGCTGACCAAAGTGGTGAGCACGCGCGACCTGGGCGCGGAAGTGATCCTGCACGGCGCGACCTTCGACGACGCCGGCGCGTTCGCCCGCGAACAGCAGCAGGCGCGCGGCCTGACGTTCGTGCACGCTTTCGATGATCCGCTCGTCATCGCCGGCCAAGGCACGATCGGTCTGGAGATCATGGCCGCGCTGCCGGAGTTGACCCTGCTGCTCGTGCCCATCGGTGGCGGCGGGCTGATCAGCGGCATAGCCATTGCGGTCAAGGCGCTCAAGCCCGGCGTGCGCATCGTCGGGGTGCAGTCGTCGGCGTGCGCGCCGGTGCGCGCGTCGCTGGCCGCCGGCCAGGTCGTGACGGCAGCATCGGCTAACACGATCGCCGATGGCATCGCCGTCAAGCGGCCGGCCGAGCTGACCCTGCGCTACATCCGCGAGCTGGTGGACGACGTGGTGGAGGTGAGCGACGACGAGATCGCGCGGGGCATCGCGCATTGCGCGCAGTATGCCCGCTTGGTGGTAGAGGGCGCCGGCGCTGCCGGCGTGGCCGCGCTGCTGGCCGGCAAGGTCACCGTCGGCCCGAACGACGTGATCTGCACAGTGCTGTGCGGTGGGAACATTGACGGCAACCTGCTGGCGCGCGTGATCGAGCAAGTGATGGTGCAGCAGGGACGCATCATCGTGCTGCGGCTGACCGTGCTGGATCGCCCCGGCCAGCTTGCGGCGGTGATCAACCACGTTGCGGCGTGTGGAGCGAACATCATTGACGTGATCCACCGCCGCGCGGTGTGGCTGGCGCCGCTCACACGCACCGGCCTAGAGCTGGTGCTGGAGGTGCGCGACGAGGCGCACGGCCAAGCAGTGATGCAACGCCTGGAGGACGCCGGCTACCACGTCGAGCGCGTGCGGCTGGGTGAATGGCCAAGTTAA
- a CDS encoding hydroxypyruvate reductase: MSAELRAALEAIIRAALRAADPAEAIRRHVRREGESLFVDDAAYDLRAFDDLRLIAAGKASAPMAGEVGQLLGNRLSRAVVVTKHGHLSPDLNSKLKTQNSAIIEAGHPIPDEDSLRAGEAVCTALRDCTARTLVIVCVSGGASALLVAPHAGISLSTLRAINDALLRSGADIHEMNAVRARLDRLKGGGLVRLAQPATVIGLILSDVIGDPLDVIASGLTNDPRAHNVLVGNNAQACQAAAHEAERLGFAACVVTTTLRGEAREAGAQIARALLDADPPAQARGVCWIYGGETTVTLRPAPGGEGKGGRNQELALAAAIELDAHQTPGGSETLGVSIAALGTDGTDGPTDAAGAIAFTDTLRRARARGLEAGDYLERHDSYHFFAPLGDLIMTGPTGTNVADVIITLRPSDAAHKA; the protein is encoded by the coding sequence ATGAGCGCCGAACTGCGCGCCGCGCTCGAAGCGATCATCCGCGCAGCCCTGCGCGCCGCCGATCCCGCCGAGGCGATTCGCCGTCACGTGCGCCGTGAGGGCGAATCGCTTTTCGTGGACGATGCGGCTTACGACCTGCGCGCTTTCGATGACCTGCGCCTGATCGCTGCCGGCAAGGCATCTGCGCCGATGGCCGGTGAGGTCGGTCAGTTGCTGGGCAATCGGTTGTCGCGCGCCGTCGTCGTCACCAAACACGGACATCTTTCTCCTGACCTCAACTCGAAGCTCAAAACTCAAAACTCGGCGATCATCGAAGCCGGCCATCCGATCCCCGACGAGGACAGCCTACGCGCCGGCGAGGCCGTATGCACGGCACTGCGTGATTGCACCGCGCGGACGCTCGTCATCGTCTGCGTCAGTGGCGGCGCGTCGGCGCTACTGGTTGCGCCGCACGCGGGTATCTCGCTCAGCACGCTGCGCGCCATCAACGACGCGCTGCTGCGCAGCGGCGCCGACATCCACGAGATGAACGCCGTGCGCGCACGGCTGGATCGCCTCAAGGGCGGCGGGCTGGTGCGGCTGGCACAGCCGGCGACCGTGATCGGCCTGATCCTCAGTGATGTGATCGGCGATCCGTTGGACGTGATCGCCAGCGGGCTGACGAACGATCCACGGGCACACAATGTGCTGGTGGGCAACAACGCGCAGGCGTGCCAGGCGGCCGCGCACGAGGCGGAGCGACTGGGCTTCGCAGCGTGCGTGGTTACCACTACGCTGCGCGGCGAGGCGCGCGAGGCCGGCGCGCAGATCGCCCGCGCGTTGCTCGATGCCGATCCCCCGGCCCAAGCGCGCGGCGTGTGCTGGATCTACGGCGGCGAGACCACCGTGACCCTTCGACCGGCGCCGGGCGGCGAAGGCAAGGGCGGGCGCAATCAGGAGCTGGCGCTGGCCGCGGCGATCGAGTTGGACGCCCATCAAACTCCAGGGGGCTCAGAGACTCTTGGAGTTTCAATCGCCGCGCTGGGCACCGACGGCACCGACGGCCCGACCGATGCCGCCGGCGCGATCGCCTTCACCGACACGCTACGGCGCGCCCGCGCCCGCGGGCTAGAAGCCGGCGACTACCTGGAGCGCCACGACAGCTATCATTTCTTTGCGCCGCTCGGCGATTTGATCATGACCGGCCCGACCGGCACCAATGTCGCCGACGTCATCATTACCCTGCGGCCAAGCGACGCAGCGCACAAAGCGTAA